Proteins encoded by one window of Cylindrospermum stagnale PCC 7417:
- a CDS encoding RNA-guided endonuclease InsQ/TnpB family protein — translation MRTSYQYRLKPTKEQAGKIDKTLDMLRCQYNYQLAQRFDWYEQNRCYIDRCSIFGCHLPELKDQPNRFSQQASLTQLKKARPWYKKIYSQVLQEVPKKVEIAFDRWLKGDSNGKKSGRPRFKSAGQYKTFTFPQFKQHHFVNNKITLAKIGDIKVIVHRQIPDRFDIKTVSVTKKADGYYVTLSLDDKTVPIIKPDFNANKIVGIDVGLIDFIVTSDDERIAAPKFLRKAERKLKSAQRRVSRRKKGSNRRKKAIKNLGIQHKKVSDNRKDFHFKTANTLLKKYDVIAVEKLNIKGLARTRLAKSINDAGWGQFITILSNKAENAGLKVIAVNPNGTSLECSSCGSKVIKPLSQRMHNCPVCHTSLCRDLNAAINIKNRGTHGLKAQLMSGLGVVEKPTLT, via the coding sequence ATGAGAACATCTTACCAGTACCGATTAAAGCCAACAAAAGAGCAAGCGGGAAAAATTGATAAAACGCTGGATATGCTGCGGTGTCAGTACAATTATCAACTTGCTCAACGCTTTGATTGGTATGAGCAAAATCGTTGCTATATAGATAGATGTTCCATTTTCGGTTGCCATTTACCAGAACTGAAAGATCAGCCTAACCGCTTTAGTCAGCAAGCATCATTAACTCAACTTAAAAAAGCTCGTCCTTGGTACAAAAAAATTTATTCTCAGGTGCTACAGGAAGTCCCGAAGAAAGTTGAAATAGCTTTTGATAGATGGCTAAAAGGTGACAGCAATGGCAAAAAATCGGGTAGACCTAGATTTAAAAGCGCAGGGCAATATAAAACATTTACGTTTCCTCAATTCAAACAACATCACTTTGTAAATAACAAAATTACGCTAGCAAAAATAGGTGATATAAAAGTAATTGTTCATCGTCAAATACCAGATAGGTTTGATATTAAAACCGTGTCTGTCACTAAAAAAGCAGACGGGTATTATGTAACCCTAAGTCTTGACGACAAGACAGTTCCAATAATTAAACCTGATTTTAATGCTAATAAGATTGTTGGTATTGATGTAGGTTTAATTGATTTTATTGTCACCTCAGATGATGAGAGAATTGCCGCCCCTAAGTTTTTGCGTAAAGCTGAACGTAAATTAAAATCTGCACAGCGTCGTGTTTCTCGCAGAAAGAAAGGATCTAATCGTCGTAAAAAAGCTATTAAAAACCTGGGTATTCAACACAAGAAAGTATCGGATAACCGCAAAGATTTCCACTTTAAAACGGCAAATACTTTACTCAAAAAGTACGATGTTATTGCTGTTGAGAAGTTGAACATAAAAGGACTCGCTAGAACAAGATTGGCAAAAAGTATTAACGATGCTGGTTGGGGACAGTTCATAACCATACTTTCAAACAAAGCCGAGAATGCTGGTTTAAAAGTAATCGCTGTAAATCCGAACGGTACTAGCCTTGAATGCTCTAGTTGTGGTTCCAAGGTAATAAAGCCGCTATCTCAAAGAATGCACAATTGTCCTGTATGCCATACAAGTTTGTGTAGGGACTTGAACGCGGCTATAAATATCAAGAACCGTGGGACACACGGTCTTAAAGCTCAATTAATGTCCGGATTAGGAGTCGTTGAGAAGCCCACACTCACCTGA